Proteins encoded in a region of the Polyodon spathula isolate WHYD16114869_AA chromosome 9, ASM1765450v1, whole genome shotgun sequence genome:
- the lnp1 gene encoding leukemia NUP98 fusion partner 1 isoform X2 produces MDHEEDDDVNFAKWMSSFWGHSVPDETKRDRRASWRKKTSVESERRASLPCPAQLSAMHLTRLQTSSMGPSPVYLESCKEPREEKEFRGHMKVRRASSSGETRRKASVPENRISTINELSESFERSLHFRRRQAASQGENDDPCVICHDDLKTDTVKELQCMHKFHKESSVNQEDNCQAAQKPSFCCDG; encoded by the exons ATGGACCATGAGGAGGATGATGATGTTAACTTTGCCAAGTGGATGAGCAGCTTCTGGGGGCACAGCGTGCCAGATGAGACAAAGAGGGATCGCAGAGCCAGCTGGAGAAAGAAGACCAGTGTGGAGTCTGAGAGGAGAGCCTCGCTGCCCTGCCCG GCCCAACTGTCTGCGATGCACCTGACCAGGCTGCAGACATCCTCGATGGGGCCGTCTCCTGTCTACCTGGAGAGCTGCAAGGAGCCCCGTGAGGAGAAGGAGTTCAGAGGCCACATGAAAGTGCGCAGAGCTTCCTCCTCTGGAGAGACCCGCCGGAAAGCCTCAGTACCAGAGAACCGAATCAGCACCATCAACGAGCTGTCTGAATCCTTCGAGAGGAGTCTCCACTTCCGTCGTCGACAAGCAGCTTCCCAG GGTGAAAATGATGACCCCTGTGTGATTTGTCATGATGACCTCAAGACTGACACTGTCAAAGAACTCCAGTGCATGCATAAGTTCCACAAAGAG TCTTCTGTTAACCAGGAAGACAACTGTCAAGCTGCTCAGAAACCTTCCTTTTGTTGTGACGGCTGA